The Comamonas sp. lk genome contains the following window.
AACCAAGGCCTTGGTGGCGACGCGCAAGGCGATTGATGCGGCGCAGCATCTGGACTTTGGTGCCTCGCTGGCGCTGGAGGCCGCCGAGCAAAAAGCCCTGGGCAGCGCCCCAGACTACCTCGAAGGCGTGGCCGCCTTCATGGCCAAGCGCGCGCCGGTGTTCAGCGATCGTTGAAAGCAGGACGATATGAATCCTCAACAAACCGCAGAACATGTGCGCGACGGCATGTTGGCCCGCGACCGCGCCGCGCAGGGGCTGGCCATGCGCATCACCCATATCGCCCCGGGTCAGGCCACGATTGAAATGGCCGTGCGGGACGACATGCTCAACGGCTTCGATATCTGCCACGGCGGCTTTATCACCACGCTGGGAGATACGGCGTTTGCCTATGCCTGCAACTCCTACAACGAGATGACGGTGGCCTCGGGACTGGCCGTGGATTTTGTGGCTCCGGGCCGGCCCGGCGATGTGCTGGTGGCGCAGGCGACCGAGGTCTCGCAGGCCGGGCGTACCGGCGTGTATGACGTGACGATTCGCAACCAGAAGGGCGAGGCGATTGCGTTGTTTCGTGGTCGCTCCTACTGCATGAAGGGCAGGCCTACCGTGCCTGTTCAAGCTTGAAGAGGTGAGCAGCATGAATGCACGCGAAGCCATAGAAACCGCCAGCCGCGATGAAATTGAGGCGCTGCAGCTGCAGCGTCTGCGCTGGTCGCTGCAACACGCTTACGACCATGTGCCGCATTACCGCCAGGCCTTTGATGCGGCAGGCGTGCACCCGGCCGATCTGAAAAGCCTGCAGGACATTGCCAGGTTTCCCTTCACCACCAAGAAGGACTTGCGCGACAACTACCCCTTCGGCATGTTTGCCGTGCCGCGTAAGCAGGTGGCGCGGGTCCATGCCTCCAGCGGCACCACGGGCAAGCCCACGGTGGTGGGTTATACCCAGAACGACATCAATGTCTGGGCCGATCTGGTGGCCCGTTCCATTCGCGCGGCCGGCGGCCGGCCCGGGGACATGGTGCATATCGCCTACGGCTACGGGCTGTTCACGGGCGGTCTGGGCGCGCACTACGGCGTGGAGCGTGCCGGTTGCACGGCGATTCCCATGTCGGGTGGGCAGACCGAAAAGCAGGTGCAGCTGATTGAGGACTTCAAGCCCGACATCATCATGGTCACGCCCTCCTATATGCAGGTCATCCTCGAGGAGATGCAGCGCCAGGGCAAGGACCCGCGCGCCAGCTCCTTGCGCACCGGCATCTTTGGCGCCGAGCCCTGGACAGAAGCCATGCGCCACGAACTGGAAAGCAAGGGCGGGCTGGACGCGGTCGACATCTACGGCCTGTCGGAGGTGATGGGCCCGGGCGTGGCCAGCGAGTGTGTAGAAACCAAGGACGGCCCGGTGATCTGGGAGGATCATTTCTACGCTGAGGTCATAGACCCCGACACCGGCCAAGTGCTGCCCGACGGCAGCGAAGGCGAGCTGGTGTTTACCTCCTTGTCCAAAGAGGCCATGCCCATCATCCGTTACCGCACGCGGGACCTGACGCGTTTGCTGCCGCCCACGGCCCGTTCGTTCAAGCGCATGGGCAAGATCGTGGGCCGTTCGGACGACATGCTCATCATCCGCGGCGTGAACGTCTTTCCCACGCAGATCGAAGAGATCGTGCTGCAAAACCAGCAGCTCTCGGGCCAGTACCAGATCGTGGTGACGCGCGACGGCAATCTAGACCAGATGGCCGTGCGCTGCGAGCTGCAGCCCGGCACGCAAGCTCAGGCGCAGCAACTGGCCGACTGGGTGCAGCAGCGCATCAAGACCTTGATCGGCATCAGCACGGCGGTGGAGGTGCTGGGCGCCGATTCCATAGAACGCACTCTGGTGGGCAAGGCCCGCCGCGTGATCGACAAGCGCCCGCGCTAATCAAAGGAGTACGCCATGTACACCCAAGCCCTGGATTTGATGGCCAAGGAAGGCCAGGCCGACAAGCCCGTGCTGCGCAGCGCCGAGGAGCTGCAGCTGCAGGAGCGCTTTGATGCCCGCATTGACGCCGGCGACTTCATAGAAGCCAAGGACTGGATGCCCGAGCATTACCGCAAGACGCTGCTGCGCCAGATCAGCCAGCACGCGCATTCGGAGATTGTCGGCATGCTGCCCGAAGGCAACTGGATCACGCGTGCGCCCACGCTCAAGCGCAAAGCCATTTTGCTGGCCAAGGTGCAGGATGAAGGCGGCCACGGCCTCTACCTCTATGCCGCCGCCGAAACCCTGGGCACCAGCCGTGACCAGATGGTGGATGCGCTGCACACCGGCAAGGCCAAGTACAGCTCCATCTTCAACTACCCCACGCTGAGCTGGGCCGATGTGGGCGTGATCGGGTGGCTGGTCGATGGCGCGGCCATCATGAACCAGGTGCCCATCTGCCGCTGCTCCTATGCGCCTTATGCACGTGCCATGGTGCGAATCTGCCGCGAGGAAAGTTTTCACCAGCGCCAGGGCTTTGACAGCCTGCTGACCATGATGAAGCAGGGCACGCAGGCCCAGCGCGACATGGTGCAGGACGCGGTCAACCGCTGGTGGTGGCCCACGCTGATGATGTTCGGCCCGCCCGATGACCAGTCGCCCAATTCGGCCCAGTCCATGCGTTGGGGCATCAAGCGCATCAGCAATGACGATTTGCGCCAGAAGTTTGTCGATGCCTCGCAAGAGCAGGCCGCCGTGCTGGGTGTGAGCTTTCCCGACCCCGAGCTGCGCTGGAACGCAGAGCGCCAGCACTACGACTTTGGCACGATTGACTGGAGCGAGTTCTGGCGTGTGGTGGGAGGCGATGGCCCCTGCAACCGCGAGCGCCTGACCGCCCGCGTCAAGGCCTGGGACGACGGTGCCTGGGTGCGCGAAGCCGCCCTGGCCCATGCCGAAAAGCAGGCGCAGATGCCGCGCAAACACGCTATTTGAAGCCAGAGAATCGAGGTCCGTGATGAACACCGTTCAAGACAAAAAGGAATGGCCGCTGTGGGAGGTCTTTATCCGCAGCAAGGCCGGGCTGGATCACAAGCACTGCGGCAGTCTGCACGCCTGCGATGCCGCCATGGCCATACAGATGGCGCGCGATGTCTACACCCGTCGCCAGGAAGGCACCAGCATCTGGGTGGTGAAGTCCGAACAGATTGTGGCCAGCGATCCCGGCGACAAGGAGATGTATTTCGATCCCGCGCAGGACAAGGTGTACCGCCACCCATCGTTCTACCAGCTGCCCCAGGCGGTCAACCACATGTAAGAGGGCGCAGCCATGCAACACAGCATCGCATTGCAGGAGGATCTGGCGCAGCAATACCTGCTGCGCCTGGGCGATACCTGCCTCATCCTGGCGCAGCGCCTGGCCGAGTGGTGCGGTCACGCGCCGGTTCTGGAGGAGGACATAGCGCTGTCCAACATGGCGCTGGACCTGGTCGGCCAGGCCCGCGCCGTGCTGACGCTGGCGGGCAAGGCTTCGGGTCATGACGAAGACCAGCTGGCTTTTTTGCGCGAGGAGCGCCACTACTACAACCCCACGCTGGTGGAGCTGCCGCGCGGCGACTTTGCCTATACCGTGGTGCGCAACACCATGGTTTCCACCTGGCTGCTGCTGCTGTGGAGCGAGCTGCTGCAGTCCGGCGATGGCGAGCTGGCAGCCATTGCAGGTCAGGCCGTCAAAGAGGCACGCTATCACCAGGAGCATGCGGCCGACTGGCTGGTGCGCCTGGGTGATGGCACCGAGGAATCGCATCGCCGTGCCCAGCAGGCGGTGGATACGCTATGGCTTTACACGCCCGAACTGTTCAGCGGCGATGCCGTGGATCTGCATGCCGAAAAAACCGGTCTGGGCCCCCGTTGGAGCGCTTTGCAAAAACCGTGGCTGGCGCAGATGCAGGCGGTGCTGGATGCGGCAATGCTCGTAGTGCCCAAGGACAGCGCCTTCGTCAGCAGCGGCAAGCATGGCAGTCACAGCGAGCACATGGGCTTCATGCTGGCGCAGATGCAGCATCTGCAGCGCGCCTATCCGGGCGGGGTGTGGTGATGAACGCGACTCTTGCTCATCCCGCAGACCTGACGCGCGTGGCCCGGGCCTGGGCCGTGCTGGCGCAGATTCCCGATCCGGAGGTGCCGGCGGTCACGCTCTGCGACCTGGGCATGGTGCGCTCGGTAGAGGAGGTGGGTGAGGTGCTGGAAGTGGCGTTGACGCCCACCTATTCGGGGTGCCCGGCTACGGAAATGATAGAGCAGAGCGTGATCGACGGCCTGCGCTGTGCCGGTCTGGGCCCGGTGCAGACAAGGCTGCAGCGCGCACCGGCCTGGACTACGGACTGGATCACGCCCGAAGGCCGCGCCAAGCTGCGCGCCTACGGTATTGCGCCGCCGGGCCAGGTGCAGCCCCATGAATCCATCACCTTGCGCTTTGTGCCGCGTGCGCAATACCAGCAGCAGCGTGGCCAGGCTCAAGCCGGTGTGGCCTGCCCGCGCTGCGGCAGTGCGCAGACCGAGCGGCTTTCCGCCTATGGCTCCACGGCCTGCAAGGCACTGTACCGCTGCCTGAGCTGCAGCGAGCCTTTCGAATATTTCAAACCGATCTGAGTCCGCCATGAGCACCTTGTTCTACCCGCTGACCGTGCGCTCCGTGCAGGCCGATACGGCCGAAGCCGCCATCGTTTGTTTCGAGGTGCCGGATGCCTTGCGCACGCAGTTTGTCTTCACGCAAGGCCAGTACCTCACGCTGCGCACCGAAATCGAGGGGCAGGATCTGCGGCGCTCGTATTCGATCTGCGCCGGCGTGGACGACCAGGAGCTGCGTGTGGGCGTGCGGCGCGTGGGCGGCGGCGTGTTCTCCAACTGGGTCAACGAACACCTCAAGGCCGGCGACCAGATTCAGGTCATGCCGCCGAAAGGCCGGTTTTTTGTGCCGATTGATGCGGCTGCGCAGCGTCATTACCTGGGCATTGCCGGCGGCAGCGGCATCACGCCGATTTTGTCCATCATGAAGACGGTGCTGGCGCGCGAGCCCGGCAGCCGCTTCACGCTGATCTACGGCAATCGCAGCGTGCAGTCCACCATGTTCAAGGAGGAGCTGGAAGACCTGAAGAACCGCTATCTGACGCGGCTGGTGCTGCACCATGTGTTCTCGGCCGAGGACACCGATGCGCCGCTGAACATGGGGCTGATGAACCGCGACAAGATTGCGCAATTTCTGGCCACTGTGGTGCCGGCGCAGCAAGTCAGCGAAGCCTTTGTCTGCGGTCCGTATCAGATGAATGACGAAGCCGAATCCGCCTTGCTGGCGGCTGGCGTGGAGCAGGCGCATATCCATATCGAGCGCTTTGGCGTGCTGCCGGCGGCGGGCTCTGCTGCCGCCCAACAGGCCGGCCGCAGCCTGGATGCGCACAGCGCGCAGATCACCTTGATTCGCGATGGTTTGACGCGCAATTTCCCCTTCAAGGAGCAGCATGCCAGCCTGCTGCAGGCGGCCGAAGCGGCAGGTCTGGAAGTGCCTTTTTCCTGCACCTCGGGCGTGTGCGGCACCTGCCGCGCCAAGTGCACGCAAGGCGAGGTACGCATGGAACGCAATTTCGCCCTCAACGCTGCCGAGGTGGCGGCGGGCTTTGTGCTGACCTGCCAGTGCCGCCCTCTCAGTGCATCGGTTACGCTATCGTTTGATGAGCGGTAGGCGCTTGTCAATCAAGCAGTACAGCGCAGAATCAATGAAAAACAACAAACACGGGGCAGTCCATGGCTAGAGGCCGCGCCCCCGGATACGACGATCAGCGCACCATGATTTTGCAGCGCGCAGCCGAGCTGTTTGCCCAGCGCGGCTACCCGGCCACCAGCATGAATGAGGTGGCCCAGGCCTGCGGCATGTCCAAGCCCAGCATCTACCACTACTTCCAGGATAAATATGCGCTGCTGCTGGAGATCTGCGACGGCCATGTTTCGCGTCTGCATGCCCTGGTGCAGGAGGTGCAGCAGCAGGATTTGCCCGCCGAGCTGCGCTTGCGCACGCTGATCGAGCGCTTTGTGCAGGAGTACGCCCATGCCAAGGAGGCGCACCGGGTGCTGACCGAGGATGTGCGGTTTCTTGAAAGCGAAGATCAGCAGCGGGTGCTGGACAAGGAGCGCGCTGTGGTGGCGGGCTTTAGCGAGACCGTGGCCCAGATACGGCCCGATGCCGATCAGGCCGGGATTTCCAAGGCCTTGACCATGCTGCTGTTTGGCATGATGAACTGGATGTTCACCTGGCTCAAACCCGGTGGAGCGCTGGACCATACCGGCATCGCCCCCGTCGTTGCGGACTTGTTCATGGGGGGAATCCATGCCGTACAAACCCCAGCCACGGAGGTCGAAAAAAAGCTGGTGCAAAAGTAGTTGTCAAGGTAAATTTCATCGCCTTGAGTGCGCCAGATGCAAACACTTTAAAAGCGGGAACGGCCAGTTGATAGGACGCGGTCTGATTCCCGATGGAGTGGCGAGAGTGATTTTTGTGTGAACAACTAATCGAGGAGACAGACATGAAGCGCTTTACCAAACTGGGCCTGCTGGCGGCGGCATTGGCAACCGTATGGGGCACGGCTCAGGCCGACATCACCGTGGGGGTGGTGGTTTCGGCGACCGGCCCTGCGGCATCGCTGGGCATTCCGGAGAAAAACAGCGTGGCTCTCATGCCCCAGACCATGGGCGGGCAGAAGGTCAACTACATCATTCTGGATGACGCCTCGGACACCACGGCGGCCGTGGCCAATACGCGCAAGCTGATCAGCGAAAGCAAGGCCGACATCATCATCGGCTCCAGCACCACGCCCAACTCCCTGGCCATGATCGACGTGGTGGCCGAAGGCAAGACGCCCATGGTGACGCTGGGCGCTTCGGCCCGCATCATCTCGCCCATGGACGACAAGAAGAAATGGGTCTTCAAGACGCCGCAAAACGACAGCATGATGGCCGGCGCCATTGCCGATCACATGGGCAAGAGCGGCATCAAGACCATTGGCTTCATAGGCTTCAACGATGCCTATGGTGAAGGCTGGCTGCAGGAATTCAAGAAAGCTGCCGAAGCCAAGGGCATGAAGCTGGTGGCCACCGAGGCGTTTTCGCGCAGCGACACCTCGGTCACCGGCCAGGCCTTGAAGATCATGGCCGCCAAGCCCGATGCGGTGCTGGTTGCGGGCTCGGGCACACCTGCAGCTCTGCCAGAGAAAACGCTCAAGGAGCGTGGTTACAAAGGCAAGTACTACCAGACCCATGGCGTGGCGAATGCCGACTTTCTGCGTGTAGGCGGCAAGGATGTGGAGAACACGCTGCTGCCCGCCGGCCCGGTGCTGGTAGCCCATCAGCTGCCCGATACCCATCCGGTGAAGAAGTCTGCCGTTGCCTATGTGGATGCTTACGAGGCCAAGTACGGCAAGGGCTCGGCAGCCACCTTTGGCGCCCATGCCTGGGATGCCGGCAAGGTGCTGGAAGCCGCCGTCCCTGCCGCGCTGAAGAAGGCGCAACCGGGAACCGTGGAGTTCCGTACCGCTTTGCGTGATGCGCTGGAGAGCACCAAGGATGTGGCCGGCGCCCATGGCGTTTTCAGCATGTCACCTACCGATCACCTGGGCATACAGCATGGCGTGGTCATGGTGAAGATCGAAAACGGCAGCTGGAAATACCAGCCCTGAGCTTGATTCCGCCTGAAACACCGGCACTGTCCTGAAGTCGCTGGCGCATGGCCGGCGCGTCGGGGCAGGGCCGGCTGCAGGCTGCTTTCGCGAAAGTGTCGAATATGGATTTGCAGATTGCCTTGCTGCTCGGGCAGGACGGTATAGTCAACGGCGCCATCTATGGGCTGCTGGCTGTGGCTCTGGTGCTTGTTTTCTCCGTAACCCGCGTCATCTTCATTCCCCAGGGAGAGTTCGTGTCATTTGGCGCGCTGACCCTGGCCATGATGCAGACCGGGCGTTTGCCGACCACCTTGTGGCTGCTGGTGGCGCTGGCTGCCATGGTGCTGGTGCTGGATATCCTGCGGGCCCGTGCAGGTCGCGAAGTGAGCTGGTCGGCCTCGATTTTCTGGACGGTGGTTGCGCCCTGTGTGGCCTTGGCCCTGGCCTGGGGACTGCGCCCTTCGTCGCTGATTTTGCAAGCCATCACCACGCTGGCCATCATCACGCCCATGGGGCCGCTGATGTATCGCCTGGTCTACCGCCCTCTGGCCAACGCCACGGTGCTGAGCCTGCTCATTGTTTCCGTAGCAATGCACGGCGTTCTGGTGGGGCTGGGCCTGGTTTTCTTTGGTGCTGAAGGTTCTCGCACTCCGGCGTTTTCCGAGGCGCAGTTTCAGCTCGGCGATATAGGTATCTCCGGCCAGTCGCTGGTGGTGGTCGGCACGGCCATCTGCCTGGTGCTGGCGCTGTTTGTGTTCTTTGGCCGCTCCATGGTGGGCAAGGCCTTGCGCGCCACAGCCATCAACCGCGTGGGCGCGCGTCTGATGGGCATTCCCGCCGGTCTGGCGGGTGATGTCAGTTTTGCGCTGGCCGCCTTGATTGGTGCGGTCTCCGGTCTGCTGATCGCCCCCATCACCACCGTGTATTACGACACCGGCTTTCTCATGGGCCTCAAAGGCTTTGTGGCCGCCATTGTGGCGGGCCTGGCCAGCTACCCGCTGGCCCTGGCCGGGGCTTTGCTGGTGGGGCTGCTGGAAGCTTTCTCTTCATTCTGGGCCAGCGCATACAAGGAAGTTCTGGTGTTCACTCTGATCATTCCCGTGCTGTGGTGGCGTTCACGCAGCAGTCACCATGTGGAGGAAGAAGAATGAGCGCGCCCCTCACCTCTCAAACAGCGCAGGCCAAACCGGCCGAGCCTGCGGCAGCGCCCGCGCGCCGTGGCTTCGTCAGCACCCGTGCGCTGACGCTGATGGCCGTCGCTCTGCTGGCCGTGTCCTGGGGCTTTTTGCCTGATTTCACGGTGGTGATACTGAGCTATATCGGCTTGTATTCCATCGTGGCAGCTGGTCTGGTCATGCTCACCGGCGTGGGCGGCATGACCTCGTTTGGTCAGGCCGCTTTTGTGGGCATAGGCGCTTATGCCACGGCCTGGGTGGGCACCTCGCCCGTGGCCACCCAGGCGCTGGGTGCTCTGGTCGGAACCAACGGTCTGCCCTGGGTGGGCTTGCTGCTGGGTTTGCTCATCACGTTTGTGGTGGCCTGGTTTCTGGGCGCGGTCACGGTCAAGCTGCAAGGGCATTACCTGCCGCTGTGCACGATTGCCTGGGGCCTGAGTCTGTACTACCTGTTCGGCAATATGGAATTTCTGGGCGGCCAGACGGGCATCACCAGCGTTCCGGCCATCAAGTTCGGCAGCCTGTCGCTGGAGTCGCCGCGCGCCATGGGCGTGGTGATCTGGATCGTGCTGCTGCTGGCCTTGTGGCTGCTGCACAACCTGCTCGATTCGCGTGAGGGCCGCGCCATCCGCTCGCTCAAGGGCGGGCAGATCATGGCGGAATCCATGGGCATCCACACCGCGCGCCACCGGGTCAAACTGTTTGTGCTGGCGGCTTTGCTGGCCACGCTGTCGGGCTGGCTTTATGCGCACATGCAGCGCTTTGTGAGTCCCGCGCCCTTCAACCTCAATATCGGCATTGAATACCTGTTCATGGCCGTGGTCGGTGGTGCCGGCCATCTCTGGGGCGCGGTGCTGGGTGCAACGGTCATCACCTTGCTCAAGGAAAAGCTGCAGGACATACTGCCCGCGCTGCTGGGCACCAACGGCAACTTTGAAGTCATTGTTTTCGGCCTGTTGATGGTGCTGGTGCTGCAGCGCTTTGCCGAAGGGCTGTGGCCTACGCTGCAGCGCATGGCCTCGCGCTGGGTCTACCAGCCGCAAGCGGCGCTGCCCGCTGCCGTCAAGCCGCTGGATCAGCATGCGTTGCCGCCTGCCGGTACGGTGCTGCTGGCTGCAGAGCATGTGACCAAGCGCTTTGGCGGTCTGGTGGCGAACAACGACGTGTCCATGACGCTCAAGGCCGGTGAAGTCCATGCCTTGATCGGCCCTAACGGTGCGGGCAAGAGCACCTTCTTCAACATGATCTCGGGCGTGGATTCGGCCACCGAAGGCCAGGTGCAGCTCATGGGCAAGACCATGGGCCATGCGCCATCGCGTGCTTTTGCGGCGCTGGGCCTGGGACGTACCTTCCAGCATGTGCGCCTGCAGGGGCAGCGCAGCGTGCTGGAGAACGTGGCCCTGGGCGCGCATCAGCGCGCACACAAAGGCTGGCTGGCCTCCATGCTGCGCATGGACAGGGCCGAAGAAGCCGCTCTGCTGGACGAAGCCCGCCAGCAGATAGAGCGCTGCGGCCTGGCGGCGTTTGCCCATCTGCCTGCGGCGTCTCTGGCTCTGGGTCAGCAGCGGATTGTGGAAATTGCCCGTGCCCTGGCCGGCCAGCCGGCCGCGCTGCTGCTCGATGAGCCGGCCGCCGGCTTGCGCCACCTGGAAAAGCAGGCGCTGGCCGATTTGCTGCGTCAGCTGCGGGCCCAGGGGCTAGGCATTCTGGTGGTGGAGCACGATATGGAGTTTGTGATGAATCTGGCCGACCGCATCACCGTGCTGGAGTTCGGTACCGTGATCGCTGCCGGATCGCCTGCCGAGATTCAGTCCAATCAGCGGGTGCTCGATGCCTATCTGGGTGGTGGCGATGATGAGGAGAGTGCCGCATGAGTGAAAAGAATCTGTTGCAGCTGCGCGGCCTCAGCGTCTCCTACGGCCCGGTGGAGGCGATCCATCAGGTGGATCTGGACGTGCGCGCCGGGGAAATCGTCACCGTCATCGGCCCCAATGGAGCGGGAAAGACCACGCTGCTGTCTGCGGCCATGGGTTTGCTGCCCTCCAAGGGGGAAGTCTGCTTTGACGAGGCGCGCATTGCACGCCCATCGGTGGAGGCCATGGTGGCGCGCGGTGTCAGTCTGGTGCCG
Protein-coding sequences here:
- the paaI gene encoding hydroxyphenylacetyl-CoA thioesterase PaaI codes for the protein MNPQQTAEHVRDGMLARDRAAQGLAMRITHIAPGQATIEMAVRDDMLNGFDICHGGFITTLGDTAFAYACNSYNEMTVASGLAVDFVAPGRPGDVLVAQATEVSQAGRTGVYDVTIRNQKGEAIALFRGRSYCMKGRPTVPVQA
- the paaK gene encoding phenylacetate--CoA ligase PaaK, which codes for MNAREAIETASRDEIEALQLQRLRWSLQHAYDHVPHYRQAFDAAGVHPADLKSLQDIARFPFTTKKDLRDNYPFGMFAVPRKQVARVHASSGTTGKPTVVGYTQNDINVWADLVARSIRAAGGRPGDMVHIAYGYGLFTGGLGAHYGVERAGCTAIPMSGGQTEKQVQLIEDFKPDIIMVTPSYMQVILEEMQRQGKDPRASSLRTGIFGAEPWTEAMRHELESKGGLDAVDIYGLSEVMGPGVASECVETKDGPVIWEDHFYAEVIDPDTGQVLPDGSEGELVFTSLSKEAMPIIRYRTRDLTRLLPPTARSFKRMGKIVGRSDDMLIIRGVNVFPTQIEEIVLQNQQLSGQYQIVVTRDGNLDQMAVRCELQPGTQAQAQQLADWVQQRIKTLIGISTAVEVLGADSIERTLVGKARRVIDKRPR
- the paaA gene encoding 1,2-phenylacetyl-CoA epoxidase subunit PaaA yields the protein MYTQALDLMAKEGQADKPVLRSAEELQLQERFDARIDAGDFIEAKDWMPEHYRKTLLRQISQHAHSEIVGMLPEGNWITRAPTLKRKAILLAKVQDEGGHGLYLYAAAETLGTSRDQMVDALHTGKAKYSSIFNYPTLSWADVGVIGWLVDGAAIMNQVPICRCSYAPYARAMVRICREESFHQRQGFDSLLTMMKQGTQAQRDMVQDAVNRWWWPTLMMFGPPDDQSPNSAQSMRWGIKRISNDDLRQKFVDASQEQAAVLGVSFPDPELRWNAERQHYDFGTIDWSEFWRVVGGDGPCNRERLTARVKAWDDGAWVREAALAHAEKQAQMPRKHAI
- the paaB gene encoding 1,2-phenylacetyl-CoA epoxidase subunit PaaB translates to MNTVQDKKEWPLWEVFIRSKAGLDHKHCGSLHACDAAMAIQMARDVYTRRQEGTSIWVVKSEQIVASDPGDKEMYFDPAQDKVYRHPSFYQLPQAVNHM
- the paaC gene encoding 1,2-phenylacetyl-CoA epoxidase subunit PaaC, which gives rise to MQHSIALQEDLAQQYLLRLGDTCLILAQRLAEWCGHAPVLEEDIALSNMALDLVGQARAVLTLAGKASGHDEDQLAFLREERHYYNPTLVELPRGDFAYTVVRNTMVSTWLLLLWSELLQSGDGELAAIAGQAVKEARYHQEHAADWLVRLGDGTEESHRRAQQAVDTLWLYTPELFSGDAVDLHAEKTGLGPRWSALQKPWLAQMQAVLDAAMLVVPKDSAFVSSGKHGSHSEHMGFMLAQMQHLQRAYPGGVW
- the paaD gene encoding 1,2-phenylacetyl-CoA epoxidase subunit PaaD, whose amino-acid sequence is MNATLAHPADLTRVARAWAVLAQIPDPEVPAVTLCDLGMVRSVEEVGEVLEVALTPTYSGCPATEMIEQSVIDGLRCAGLGPVQTRLQRAPAWTTDWITPEGRAKLRAYGIAPPGQVQPHESITLRFVPRAQYQQQRGQAQAGVACPRCGSAQTERLSAYGSTACKALYRCLSCSEPFEYFKPI
- the paaE gene encoding 1,2-phenylacetyl-CoA epoxidase subunit PaaE produces the protein MSTLFYPLTVRSVQADTAEAAIVCFEVPDALRTQFVFTQGQYLTLRTEIEGQDLRRSYSICAGVDDQELRVGVRRVGGGVFSNWVNEHLKAGDQIQVMPPKGRFFVPIDAAAQRHYLGIAGGSGITPILSIMKTVLAREPGSRFTLIYGNRSVQSTMFKEELEDLKNRYLTRLVLHHVFSAEDTDAPLNMGLMNRDKIAQFLATVVPAQQVSEAFVCGPYQMNDEAESALLAAGVEQAHIHIERFGVLPAAGSAAAQQAGRSLDAHSAQITLIRDGLTRNFPFKEQHASLLQAAEAAGLEVPFSCTSGVCGTCRAKCTQGEVRMERNFALNAAEVAAGFVLTCQCRPLSASVTLSFDER
- a CDS encoding TetR/AcrR family transcriptional regulator, with translation MARGRAPGYDDQRTMILQRAAELFAQRGYPATSMNEVAQACGMSKPSIYHYFQDKYALLLEICDGHVSRLHALVQEVQQQDLPAELRLRTLIERFVQEYAHAKEAHRVLTEDVRFLESEDQQRVLDKERAVVAGFSETVAQIRPDADQAGISKALTMLLFGMMNWMFTWLKPGGALDHTGIAPVVADLFMGGIHAVQTPATEVEKKLVQK
- a CDS encoding ABC transporter substrate-binding protein, encoding MKRFTKLGLLAAALATVWGTAQADITVGVVVSATGPAASLGIPEKNSVALMPQTMGGQKVNYIILDDASDTTAAVANTRKLISESKADIIIGSSTTPNSLAMIDVVAEGKTPMVTLGASARIISPMDDKKKWVFKTPQNDSMMAGAIADHMGKSGIKTIGFIGFNDAYGEGWLQEFKKAAEAKGMKLVATEAFSRSDTSVTGQALKIMAAKPDAVLVAGSGTPAALPEKTLKERGYKGKYYQTHGVANADFLRVGGKDVENTLLPAGPVLVAHQLPDTHPVKKSAVAYVDAYEAKYGKGSAATFGAHAWDAGKVLEAAVPAALKKAQPGTVEFRTALRDALESTKDVAGAHGVFSMSPTDHLGIQHGVVMVKIENGSWKYQP
- a CDS encoding branched-chain amino acid ABC transporter permease; its protein translation is MDLQIALLLGQDGIVNGAIYGLLAVALVLVFSVTRVIFIPQGEFVSFGALTLAMMQTGRLPTTLWLLVALAAMVLVLDILRARAGREVSWSASIFWTVVAPCVALALAWGLRPSSLILQAITTLAIITPMGPLMYRLVYRPLANATVLSLLIVSVAMHGVLVGLGLVFFGAEGSRTPAFSEAQFQLGDIGISGQSLVVVGTAICLVLALFVFFGRSMVGKALRATAINRVGARLMGIPAGLAGDVSFALAALIGAVSGLLIAPITTVYYDTGFLMGLKGFVAAIVAGLASYPLALAGALLVGLLEAFSSFWASAYKEVLVFTLIIPVLWWRSRSSHHVEEEE
- a CDS encoding branched-chain amino acid ABC transporter ATP-binding protein/permease is translated as MSAPLTSQTAQAKPAEPAAAPARRGFVSTRALTLMAVALLAVSWGFLPDFTVVILSYIGLYSIVAAGLVMLTGVGGMTSFGQAAFVGIGAYATAWVGTSPVATQALGALVGTNGLPWVGLLLGLLITFVVAWFLGAVTVKLQGHYLPLCTIAWGLSLYYLFGNMEFLGGQTGITSVPAIKFGSLSLESPRAMGVVIWIVLLLALWLLHNLLDSREGRAIRSLKGGQIMAESMGIHTARHRVKLFVLAALLATLSGWLYAHMQRFVSPAPFNLNIGIEYLFMAVVGGAGHLWGAVLGATVITLLKEKLQDILPALLGTNGNFEVIVFGLLMVLVLQRFAEGLWPTLQRMASRWVYQPQAALPAAVKPLDQHALPPAGTVLLAAEHVTKRFGGLVANNDVSMTLKAGEVHALIGPNGAGKSTFFNMISGVDSATEGQVQLMGKTMGHAPSRAFAALGLGRTFQHVRLQGQRSVLENVALGAHQRAHKGWLASMLRMDRAEEAALLDEARQQIERCGLAAFAHLPAASLALGQQRIVEIARALAGQPAALLLDEPAAGLRHLEKQALADLLRQLRAQGLGILVVEHDMEFVMNLADRITVLEFGTVIAAGSPAEIQSNQRVLDAYLGGGDDEESAA